CCCGCCGCGACCGTGCCGACGCCGACCTCGGAGACCAGCTTCACGTGAATCCGCGCCTGCGGGTTCGCGTTCTTCAGGTCGTGGATCAGCTGGGCCAGGTCCTCGATGGAGTAGATGTCGTGGTGCGGCGGCGGGGAGATCAGGCCCACACCCGGGGTGCTGTGCCGGGTCTTGGCGACCCACGGGTAGACCTTGTGGCCGGGCAGCTGGCCGCCCTCGCCGGGCTTGGCGCCCTGGGCCATCTTGATCTGGATGTCGTCCGCGTTGACCAGGTACTCGGAGGTCACACCGAAGCGGCCGGAGGCGACCTGCTTGATCGACGAACGCCGCGCCGGGTCGTACAGCCGGTCCGCGTCCTCGCCGCCCTCACCGGTGTTGGACTTGCCGCCCAGCTGGTTCATGGCGATGGCGAGGGTCTCGTGCGCCTCCTTGGAGATGGAGCCGTACGACATGGCGCCGGTGGAGAAGCGCTTGACGATCTCGGAGACCGGCTCGACCTCGTCGACGGAGATCGGCTGGCGGTCCGACTTGAAGCCGAACAGGCCGCGCAGCGTCATCAGGCGCTCGGACTGCTCGTTCACGCGGTCCGTGTACTTCTTGAAGATGTCGTAGCGGTTCGCGCGCGTCGAGTGCTGGAGGCGGAAGACCGTCTCCGGGTCGAACAGGTGCGGCTCGCCCTCACGGCGCCACTGGTACTCGCCGCCTATCTCGAGGGCGCGGTGCGCTGGCGCGATGCCGGAGGCGGGGTACGCCTTGGCGTGCCGGGCGGCGACCTCCTTGGCGATGACGTCGATGCCGACGCCGCCGATCTTGGAGGCGGTACCGCTGAAGTACTTCTGGACGAAGCCCTCTTCGAGACCGACGGCCTCGAAGACCTGGGCGCCGCGATAGGACGCGACGGTCGAGATGCCCATCTTCGACATGACCTTCAGTACGCCCTTGCCCAGGGCGTAGATCAGGTTGCGGATGGCCTGCTCGGGCTCCAGGCCGTTCAGGAAGGTGCCCGCGCGCAGGAGGTCCTCGACGGACTCCATGGCGAGGTACGGGTTCACGGCCGCGGCGCCGAAGCCGATCAGCAGGGCGACGTGGTGGACCTCGCGGACGTCACCGGCCTCGACGAGCAGCCCCACCTGGGTGCGCTGCTTGGTGCGGATGAGGTGGTGGTGGACGGCCGCGGTGAGCAGCAGCGACGGGATCGGAGCGTGCTCGGCGTCCGAGTGGCGGTCGGAGAGGACGATCAGCCGGGCGCCGTTGTCGATGGCGGCGTCGGCCTCGGCGCAGATCTCCTCGATGCGCGCGGCGAGGGAGTCGCCGCCGCCGGAGACCCGGTACAGGCCGGAGAGGGTCGCGGCCTTGAAGCCGGGCATGTCGCCGTCGGCGTTGATGTGGATGAGCTTGGCCAGCTCGTCGTTGTCGATCACCGGGAAGGGCAGCACGACGGAACGGCAGGAGGCGGCGCTCGGGTCGAGCAGGTTGCCCTGCGGGCCCAGCGAGGAGCGCAGTGAGGTGACGAGCTCCTCGCGGATCGCGTCCAGCGGCGGGTTGGTGACCTGCGCGAACAGCTGGGTGAAGTAGTCGAAGAGCAGGCGCGGTCGCTCGCTCAGCGCGGCGATCGGCGAGTCCGTACCCATCGAACCGATCGGCTCTGCACCGGCCTTGGCCATCGGCGCGAGGAGGACGCGCAGCTCTTCCTCGGTGTAACCGAAGGTCTGCTGGCGGCGGGTGACCGAGGCGTGGGTGTGCACGATGTGCTCGCGCTCGGGCAGGTCGCCGAGCTCGATCTCGCCGGCCTCCAGCCACTCCGCGTACGGCTGCTCGGCGGCGAGGCCGGCCTTGATCTCGTCGTCCTCGATGATGCGGTGCTCGACGGTGTCGACGAGGAACATCCTGCCGGGCTGGAGACGGCCCTTGCGGACGACCTTGGCGGGGTCGATGTCGAGGACGCCGACCTCGGAGCCGAGGACGACGAGGCCGTCGTCGGTGACCCAGTAACGGCCGGGGCGAAGGCCATTGCGGTCGAGGACCGCGCCGACCTGCTTGCCGTCGGTGAAGGTGACACAGGCCGGACCGTCCCAGGGCTCCATCAGGTTGGAGTGGAACTGGTAGAAGGCGCGGCGGACCGACTCCATGGAGTCGTGGTTCTCCCACGCCTCCGGGATCATCATCAGCACGGAGTGCGGCAGCGAACGGCCGCCCAGGTGCAGGAGTTCGAGCACCTCGTCGAAGGACGCCGAGTCGGAGGCGTCCGGCGTACAGATCGGGAAGACGCGCTCGAGGGCCTTGTCGTCGTTGCCGAAGAGGTCCGAGACCAGCTGGGACTCGCGGGCCGCCATCCAGTTGCGGTTGCCCTTGACGGTGTTGATCTCACCGTTGTGCGCGACGAAGCGGTACGGGTGCGCGAGCGGCCACGACGGGAAGGTGTTCGTGGAGAACCGGGAGTGCACGAGCGCGATCGCGGAGGCGAAGCGGCGGTCGGACAGGTCCGGGAAGAAGGGCTCCAGCTGGCCGGTGGTCAGCATGCCCTTGTAGACGATGGTCCGCGCGGACAGCGAGGGGAAGTAGACGTCGACCTCGCGCTCGGCGCGCTTGCGCAGCACGAAGGCCTTGCGGTCGAGGTCGATGTCCGTAGCAGGCACAGCCGAGCCGTCGCCGACGAAGACCTGGCGGAACGCCGGCA
This portion of the Streptomyces canus genome encodes:
- the gltB gene encoding glutamate synthase large subunit, whose translation is MRTPRQPSQHSTSGQKRSFMDARPAAQGMYDPRNEHDACGVGFVATLTGEASHALVEQALTVLRNLEHRGATGSEPDSGDGAGILSQVPDAFFREVAGFELPAAGAYAVGIAFLPEDGVEDAVSRIETIAAEEGLTVLGWREVPVAPELLGATARSTMPAFRQVFVGDGSAVPATDIDLDRKAFVLRKRAEREVDVYFPSLSARTIVYKGMLTTGQLEPFFPDLSDRRFASAIALVHSRFSTNTFPSWPLAHPYRFVAHNGEINTVKGNRNWMAARESQLVSDLFGNDDKALERVFPICTPDASDSASFDEVLELLHLGGRSLPHSVLMMIPEAWENHDSMESVRRAFYQFHSNLMEPWDGPACVTFTDGKQVGAVLDRNGLRPGRYWVTDDGLVVLGSEVGVLDIDPAKVVRKGRLQPGRMFLVDTVEHRIIEDDEIKAGLAAEQPYAEWLEAGEIELGDLPEREHIVHTHASVTRRQQTFGYTEEELRVLLAPMAKAGAEPIGSMGTDSPIAALSERPRLLFDYFTQLFAQVTNPPLDAIREELVTSLRSSLGPQGNLLDPSAASCRSVVLPFPVIDNDELAKLIHINADGDMPGFKAATLSGLYRVSGGGDSLAARIEEICAEADAAIDNGARLIVLSDRHSDAEHAPIPSLLLTAAVHHHLIRTKQRTQVGLLVEAGDVREVHHVALLIGFGAAAVNPYLAMESVEDLLRAGTFLNGLEPEQAIRNLIYALGKGVLKVMSKMGISTVASYRGAQVFEAVGLEEGFVQKYFSGTASKIGGVGIDVIAKEVAARHAKAYPASGIAPAHRALEIGGEYQWRREGEPHLFDPETVFRLQHSTRANRYDIFKKYTDRVNEQSERLMTLRGLFGFKSDRQPISVDEVEPVSEIVKRFSTGAMSYGSISKEAHETLAIAMNQLGGKSNTGEGGEDADRLYDPARRSSIKQVASGRFGVTSEYLVNADDIQIKMAQGAKPGEGGQLPGHKVYPWVAKTRHSTPGVGLISPPPHHDIYSIEDLAQLIHDLKNANPQARIHVKLVSEVGVGTVAAGVSKAHADVVLISGHDGGTGASPLTSLKHAGGPWELGLAETQQTLLLNGLRDRIVVQTDGQLKTGRDVVIAALLGAEEFGFATAPLVVSGCVMMRVCHLDTCPVGIATQNPVLRDRFTGKAEYVVNFFKFIAEEVRELLAELGFRSIEEAVGHAETLDVERAVNHWKAQGLDLSPLFYVPELPEGAALHQVIEQDHGLEKALDNELIKLAADALAADSATDAQPVRAQVAIRNINRTVGTMLGHEVTKKFGGAGLPDDTIDITFTGSAGQSFGAFLPRGVTLRLEGDANDYVGKGLSGGRVIVRPDRGADHLAEFSTIAGNTIAYGATGGELFLRGRSGERFCVRNSGALVVSEGVGDHGCEYMTGGHAVVLGETGRNFAAGMSGGIAYVIDLDPDNVNVGNADAVEALDDADKQWLHDVVRRHQEETASTVAEKLLAEWDTAVERFSKIIPSTYKAVLAAKDAAEQAGLSESEITEKMMEAAING